A single genomic interval of Spirosoma taeanense harbors:
- a CDS encoding EamA family transporter — MWWIYALLSALFAALTAVLAKVGIKNVDSDLATAIRTVVIVGIAWGIVLARNAWHGLPLLTPKNWTFLLLSGLATGLSWLCYFKALKLGTVSQVAPVDKLSVAIAIVLAVLFLGETLTLKTALGAALIISGTLVLIW, encoded by the coding sequence ATGTGGTGGATATACGCGCTTTTATCGGCCCTGTTTGCTGCTCTCACGGCGGTTCTGGCCAAGGTTGGCATCAAAAACGTCGACAGCGATCTGGCAACGGCCATTCGGACGGTCGTCATTGTAGGAATTGCCTGGGGGATTGTGCTGGCCCGTAATGCCTGGCATGGATTACCCCTGCTGACCCCGAAGAACTGGACATTCCTGCTCCTGTCGGGTCTGGCAACGGGTCTGTCGTGGCTCTGCTATTTCAAAGCCCTGAAACTGGGTACGGTCTCACAGGTAGCGCCGGTCGATAAGCTGAGCGTCGCTATCGCCATCGTACTGGCCGTCCTGTTTCTGGGCGAGACCCTTACGCTAAAAACGGCCCTGGGGGCAGCTCTGATTATCAGCGGAACGCTGGTGCTGATCTGGTAA
- a CDS encoding MBL fold metallo-hydrolase — translation MYHPANEQLSCICATCGTQYDPVNSLPGLCRICNDDRQYIGDAGQTWISWAALANDRTIRIQQLQPELFDLRITPSFAIGQKAHLLLSEAGNLLWDCLPFLDEPTIAFIRSKGGLRGIAISHPHYYSLMNEWAAVFDCPVYLHANDRQWIMNPSDRLHRWSGETMPLWANLSIVNTGGHFPGSCVLYAPHLSDGNGALLAGDSIYVTRDRRGLTFMYSYPNHLPLRRNAVEQIRDRVAPLAFDSIYGAFDWQRIDTNGHQLFDESIWRYLAIFD, via the coding sequence ATGTACCATCCTGCAAACGAGCAGTTGAGCTGTATCTGTGCCACCTGCGGGACGCAGTACGATCCGGTGAATTCCCTGCCCGGGTTGTGCCGGATCTGTAACGACGACCGGCAGTATATCGGGGACGCGGGTCAGACCTGGATTAGCTGGGCTGCCCTGGCGAACGACCGCACGATCCGGATTCAGCAACTGCAGCCCGAACTGTTTGATCTGCGGATTACGCCTTCGTTTGCAATCGGCCAGAAAGCGCATCTATTGCTGAGTGAGGCAGGCAATCTGCTCTGGGATTGCCTGCCGTTTCTCGACGAGCCGACCATTGCATTTATCCGCTCGAAGGGCGGGTTGCGGGGAATCGCCATTTCGCATCCGCACTACTATAGCCTGATGAACGAATGGGCTGCAGTGTTTGACTGCCCGGTTTACCTGCACGCAAACGACCGACAGTGGATCATGAACCCATCTGACCGGCTTCATCGCTGGTCGGGCGAAACAATGCCGCTCTGGGCCAACTTGTCCATTGTCAATACGGGCGGGCATTTTCCGGGAAGCTGCGTGTTATACGCCCCACATTTATCCGATGGCAACGGCGCCTTGCTGGCTGGCGACAGTATTTACGTCACCCGCGACCGGCGGGGGCTAACTTTTATGTATAGTTACCCGAACCACCTGCCTCTGCGCCGAAACGCGGTAGAGCAGATCAGGGATCGGGTAGCTCCGCTCGCGTTTGATTCCATTTATGGGGCGTTTGACTGGCAGCGGATTGACACCAATGGCCACCAGCTGTTCGATGAGTCGATCTGGCGGTACCTGGCGATTTTCGATTAG